Genomic segment of Candidatus Hydrogenedentota bacterium:
CAGGAAGCTCAGATTGTAGACTACAACGAGCTTTCCGCTGGCGTATACGGAATGCAGGAAATCCACCAGTTCCGGCAGGGACACGTTCTCCATGCTGATATTGACGAGTTCGACGTTTTCCACGCCACGTGGCGGACTCTGGTTCTGGAGCTGGGCGCGCCCGCCGAGTTCCTTCTCCCGTACCACGTCATCGAGAAAGGTCATTAGTTTGAAAGCGGGCCCGCGCTCTTCAATGCCTTTCTTGATCCATTTCTGCGCCTCTACACGCTGCTGTTCATCAAGCCGGGCCAACTGCGCCACCAGGAGATTGCTCTTAAGGGTTTCAACCTCCCGGATGGATTCGCGATATCGCTTGAGCGGCCCGGCGGGCATGTACGAGAGCCATGCCAGCACCACCGTGACGGCAAGGGCGGCGAGCAGCAAGCCGAGGCGGTCGCGCGGGTTGAGTTGGAGCTTACGCATTGCCGCCGCCCTCCTTGCGCTGGATGCTGATCTCGAAGGTGGCCGTGTTTTCCATGCGCACGGACGGCTCCCGCTCGATTTCGAGCGCCTCCGACTGCTTCAACCGTTCAAGGGCCGCATTGAATGTGCCTACGTCGGGTGCCTCACCGCGGATGGTAATCCACGTCTTGCCCTGGCCGGGCTGGCTGATGCGCATTTCGTAAATCGAGATCTCATTGCCGGGCATCTTCTCGCTGATTTCCGCCAGCAAATCCAGGAGCGACGGGTCGCGATAGAGCTGCATGATGTGGTCGGGCACATTAGGCAACCCCTGCTGCTGCAACTGAGTGACTTCATCGCTGATCACAGCGGTCTGCCGGCGCAGTTCGTCCGCCAATACCCCATTCCTCGCGGTGCCTTGGTAGCAGTAATACGTCCAGCCGACCAGCGCCACCAAGGCAAGACAGGCGGAGAACACGGTATGCGCCACAATGCCGCGGATGGCGCCGCGCCAGTCGCGCTCGAAGCGCTTGAAGTCGAACGCGCTGCGCCCGCCCGCCGCGCCAACGGCCACGCCGATGGCCGCCTCCCAGACATTGTCCGCGGCGAGGCAGCCCTCCGGGTCCAAGGCAGCCTCATGCCCCTTGAGCCGGGCGAGCAGCACGGTGTCGCGCACCGGCATGCGCAGCGCTTCTTCGAGGCGCGTCCGCTGTTCGTCGTCGAGTGTCAGCCCGGTGACGTGCAATTCCGTGATTTCGCCGCCGCCGCGCCACTCGGCCAGGAAACCGCGCAACGTGTTCTGGACCTCGCGGACCATGCACGCCGGGTCCTCGCGAAGCTGGCTGGCGGTCCTGGCAATGTGCCGGAAATACGCCAGCGTCTTGTTGTGCGTAACGGCGAGGATAGCACTCTGCTCTCGCACGTGCAGCATGGCATTCAAGCCCTTCAGCCCCCTCCGCCCGGCCTGCCATAGCGCCGTCAGGCCGGCCGCGTCCAGACCGACGGCTTCGGCTTCGACGCCAGCCGCCTGCAGGATGGCCAGTTGCTCATCCAGCAATTCGCGCCGCGAGCCAACGGCCAGCACCTCGGTCTCGCTGCCGCGCTCGGAGACAGTCGTGAAGTCGACCAGCAAGTCGTCGATGGGAAACGCGAGATAAGGTTCAAGTTCAAACGGCACGGCCGCCGCGACGCGCCTGCGGCCCTTGAGCCCGACGCGGAGCGTGCGCACGATGCTGTACATGGTCGGAGCACACAGCACGAACGCCGCGGGGTGGGAACGCAAGCGCCCTGCCACGGCGTCCACCGTTTTCACCAGCGCGTCAAAGCGCTGTTCCGGCGCCTCGTACTCGGCCACCGCTTCGTAGAGTTCGAGCAGTACAGGCGACCGGCCTCCGACTTTCACCACCACGATGCGGACGGTATTGCCTTCGAACTCTATCGCCGCCACTTTCGTCGTAAAGAACATGCGTTACTCCCGGGGCGTTCTTCCCCAGTCCAGACACGGGAACCCGGCCGCGCGCTGCTATCGACACGTCTCCCCAGCCGCTCTGCGCGTCTGCCGCGGCTATTGAATCACTCGCCAATCCAGGATGCGAAACGGGTCCGTAGTCCCGCCGCCCTGAAGTGCTCCCGGGTCGAACGGCGTGCGCCACACGTACGCCTCAATCCGAACCAGGGCGTCATCGAGCATGCCGTCGCCGTAAATGCGAAACACGTTGCTGTCCACGCGGAATATCTCTTCCGAAGTCTGGCCCGTACTGGCGCGCGCCTGCCCACCCGTGCCCGGCTGACCCGGCGTCAGAGGGCCGGTCGCCGGCTGCCCCGGGCTCAGGAACGAACCCGTTCCCGCTTTCTGGCCGGCCTGCGGCACGGGGACAACCCCCGTGCGTGTCCTGCCGCGCCGCTGCTGTGGAAACAGGCTGCTCAGTTCGGACACGCTCGTGATTGGCTGCTCGTTGTACTGATACTCGAAAATCTGCTCAGCCACCAGTTCGGGCGAGAAACTCGTGCCGCCTTCGGACTCGGCACAGGCCGTGAGCACCGAAAGCAACACGTCGTACTCCGCCGTGTTAACGTTCACTTTACCTTCCCAGTCGCCGTGCACGGTCAGATACTCGCTCAGAGGCAGGATTTTGTAGGCTTCCTCTCCTTCGGCCGCCTCCATTTCCTGGACGTGCTCCGGTCTGTCCGTGCCCGTCTGTTCCTGGTTTGGGTCACCGTAATATAACTCGGGCGTGATCCCCTTGATCAAGAGCAACTCCTCGATGCTGTCCATGGGCCCGTTCTTGCAGGGGTAGGGAATCTCCAGGCTCTGGTAGTAGTCGTCTTCCGCGCCTTCCGGGCGCTCTTCGTCGTTGTCGCCGTAATCGAGCCAATCCAGGATGGCATCGACGGGGTCGGTTTCGAGTTCGGGGTCACGCAGCAGGAAGAAGTCGCGCAGCGCCTGCACGAGCCGCTCGTTCTCCTCGGGCGTCCCGCCCTCATTCATGACCAGAAGCGCGTTGAGATTGATCTTGCCGAATTCGTCGGAGATGGTGGTTCGCATGACCGCGTCGTTCATGGGCTTGATCGGCGCCCCGTCCGCCCACGGCACGCCGTCGAAGTAGCTGTCGTATTCGCCCGGCGGCAGCATGGCGGTGCCCAACTGGCCCTGCTGCGTGGTGGTTGCCTGCGGCGTTGCGCGCGGCTGCGCCGTCGTGCCGCGCGCGCCCGCGGCCTGCTGGCTTGCCCCCGCGCTTTCGAGCAGGTCGGCGGCAAGGAGCGCCATGCCCTCGGCAACGGCGGATTTCGCCGCGACGAAGGCCTGGAACCGGTTATCGCCGCTGATCGCGAGCGAAGCATCCACCTGTGCGTCATAGGTGAACTCGACCACCAGCGCGGTCAACACGACGATGAACACGAGGGCGAGCATCAGGGCGACGCCGCGCCGCATTTCCGCAGTGTGTTTCTTCACGGTTTCGTCGTCTCCTCGCGCCGGAAGAGGTCCTGTTCCGCCTGGGCCGCGGCGGCCGGGTTCAATTCGAGGAAAGGCTCGCGCGTGCCCGCGCCCGCGGGCAGCACGTAGGTCATTTCGAAATCAGGGTCTTCCTCGGGGCTGATCCCGGCGGCCTGCTCCGCGTTCCAATCCGCCTCGGACTTGCTGAAGTTGATGCGAATCTTGACCGCCCACGGAATCAGGCCCGAATCCATGGAATTCCAGCTCGTGACCCACTCCTCGCCGTCGAAATAGAGCGCGTCGAACGAACTGACCGGCACGCGCCAGCTCGCGTATTCCTGCTGCCCCGACTCGGACGATTCGAGCATGTCGTCTTCCTCGAGCGTCATGTCCACCGTAAGCGGGGTTTCGCTGTACTCCAGCGCGATGGCCGGTTCGTCCGTCCATTCCGAAGATTCTTCCGTTTCAATCCCGGTCAGGCCGGTGCCCTCCTCCGCGCTCTCCTCCACGACCTGGAAAGTGACCACCTTCATGACGCCGGGCAGCGATTGGCTGCCGCTCAACGGCGCCGCCGAACAGAAACGCAGCTTGTCGGCGGGGCCGCCGGGGCCGGTCAGGTCCTCGCCCAGCACCTGATAGGCCTGCACGGTAACGGCCGCGTCCGCGTGCAGGCAGGGAATGGTCTGGTTGAAGTTGCGCAGCAGAAACTGATGCAGCCGGATATTCTCGGCGACGCCGCGGGCCACATCGGACGCGCGCGTCACGCTGCTGAAACTGACGTAGATGATCGAGACGATGACGCTCAGGATCGAGATGGCCACCAGCAGTTCGAGCAGGGTGAACCCGCGCCGGGGTTTGTGCGCCCGGGCGGTCATCGGGCCGATTCCTCCTGAACCTCGGCGCTGGGATTGTAGGTCAGGAACGAAATCAGCCGTTCCTCGCCGTCCGGCGCGCGCACGGAAACGTTTACTTCATACAATTGGACGAGTTCGTCCTCGCCGACGAGCGACGCCTCGAACGACCAGGTGTATTCGGGGTACCGCATCCCGAAATCGCCTTCCTCCGCGAGCGTTCCGGCGAGCACCTGCAGCTCCGCGTGGTTCATGGTGCGTTGGAGCAGTTCCCGGATCAGGGTCTCACTGCCCGCCGTGTCATAGAGCTTGAGCGCGCTGAAATGCGCCTGCAGCAGGATGAACAGGCTCATGCCGAGAATGGCCAGCGCGGCCATGACCTCGATGAGCGTGAAACCTCTGGCGCCGTGGTGTCTCATGAAAAGGAGAGTTTGCCCCTGTACGATTTCGCGCCACCCAGCAGCGGGTCCCAGACGACCGTGTAATAGTCGCCGTCCTCGTTGACGAAATAGAACACCACGGTCGAAGCGAGGCCAAGCGGCGACAGCTCGATTTCGACCACGCCCTTGTTGTGGGCGGCGCCGTCGACCTCGACGGATTCCAGGTAGACCCCCTCGGTGATCTTCGCGCGCTGGAAGAGCGGGTTGTCCAGTTCCATTTCGACCGGCTGATTCGACTCGTCCAGCTGGAACTCGTATCCTTCGAAGAGGTCGATTTCTTCGAGGAAATCCTCGTGCTTGACGTTCTTCGCCCGGGCCATCGTGGCGCGGCGCGCGAAGGCGTCGAACTTGTCGCTCATCTGCTTATCGGCGGCCGCGGAATCGAAGCCTTCCGGGACTTCGCCGAAATCCTCGAACGTGGCCATATAACGGTCGAAATCGCTGGCGCCTCCCGGCAGCATCCTGGGCGAAGTGCCGCGCGCGCCAAAACGCTCGGCCATTTCCGGGGCCATGTCACGCATGGACCCCAGCATTCCGAGCATGTCTTCGGGCATCTGGCCATAAGCGTCGGCCGGCTGTTCCGGCTCCGGCACAGCCCAGCGCACGGCGGACATTTCCTGGGCCTTGAGGTCGATGCGAACGGTGATGTCCTGCTGCAACATGACGGCTTCGGCCATGACGCCGCGCCCATAATTCGCCATGTGTTTCGCCGCG
This window contains:
- a CDS encoding type II secretion system protein, with amino-acid sequence MKTARPSRTRSEGAFTLIELLVVVALISVIAAVTFPNFYPAIAFTQLERAAKHMANYGRGVMAEAVMLQQDITVRIDLKAQEMSAVRWAVPEPEQPADAYGQMPEDMLGMLGSMRDMAPEMAERFGARGTSPRMLPGGASDFDRYMATFEDFGEVPEGFDSAAADKQMSDKFDAFARRATMARAKNVKHEDFLEEIDLFEGYEFQLDESNQPVEMELDNPLFQRAKITEGVYLESVEVDGAAHNKGVVEIELSPLGLASTVVFYFVNEDGDYYTVVWDPLLGGAKSYRGKLSFS
- a CDS encoding general secretion pathway protein GspK, coding for MKKHTAEMRRGVALMLALVFIVVLTALVVEFTYDAQVDASLAISGDNRFQAFVAAKSAVAEGMALLAADLLESAGASQQAAGARGTTAQPRATPQATTTQQGQLGTAMLPPGEYDSYFDGVPWADGAPIKPMNDAVMRTTISDEFGKINLNALLVMNEGGTPEENERLVQALRDFFLLRDPELETDPVDAILDWLDYGDNDEERPEGAEDDYYQSLEIPYPCKNGPMDSIEELLLIKGITPELYYGDPNQEQTGTDRPEHVQEMEAAEGEEAYKILPLSEYLTVHGDWEGKVNVNTAEYDVLLSVLTACAESEGGTSFSPELVAEQIFEYQYNEQPITSVSELSSLFPQQRRGRTRTGVVPVPQAGQKAGTGSFLSPGQPATGPLTPGQPGTGGQARASTGQTSEEIFRVDSNVFRIYGDGMLDDALVRIEAYVWRTPFDPGALQGGGTTDPFRILDWRVIQ
- a CDS encoding prepilin-type N-terminal cleavage/methylation domain-containing protein; this encodes MTARAHKPRRGFTLLELLVAISILSVIVSIIYVSFSSVTRASDVARGVAENIRLHQFLLRNFNQTIPCLHADAAVTVQAYQVLGEDLTGPGGPADKLRFCSAAPLSGSQSLPGVMKVVTFQVVEESAEEGTGLTGIETEESSEWTDEPAIALEYSETPLTVDMTLEEDDMLESSESGQQEYASWRVPVSSFDALYFDGEEWVTSWNSMDSGLIPWAVKIRINFSKSEADWNAEQAAGISPEEDPDFEMTYVLPAGAGTREPFLELNPAAAAQAEQDLFRREETTKP
- the pilM gene encoding pilus assembly protein PilM, whose translation is MFFTTKVAAIEFEGNTVRIVVVKVGGRSPVLLELYEAVAEYEAPEQRFDALVKTVDAVAGRLRSHPAAFVLCAPTMYSIVRTLRVGLKGRRRVAAAVPFELEPYLAFPIDDLLVDFTTVSERGSETEVLAVGSRRELLDEQLAILQAAGVEAEAVGLDAAGLTALWQAGRRGLKGLNAMLHVREQSAILAVTHNKTLAYFRHIARTASQLREDPACMVREVQNTLRGFLAEWRGGGEITELHVTGLTLDDEQRTRLEEALRMPVRDTVLLARLKGHEAALDPEGCLAADNVWEAAIGVAVGAAGGRSAFDFKRFERDWRGAIRGIVAHTVFSACLALVALVGWTYYCYQGTARNGVLADELRRQTAVISDEVTQLQQQGLPNVPDHIMQLYRDPSLLDLLAEISEKMPGNEISIYEMRISQPGQGKTWITIRGEAPDVGTFNAALERLKQSEALEIEREPSVRMENTATFEISIQRKEGGGNA
- a CDS encoding prepilin-type N-terminal cleavage/methylation domain-containing protein, translating into MRHHGARGFTLIEVMAALAILGMSLFILLQAHFSALKLYDTAGSETLIRELLQRTMNHAELQVLAGTLAEEGDFGMRYPEYTWSFEASLVGEDELVQLYEVNVSVRAPDGEERLISFLTYNPSAEVQEESAR